AGCGGGCTGACCAACGGCGGTCCCATTACGATCCTCTGGGGTCTGGTCCTGGTGACGGTCTGTAACCTTTGTGTTGCGGTGTCGCTGGGCGAATTGACGAGTAGCATGCCGACGGCGCTCGGGCAGGCGTACTGGGTGTACAGGCTGTGGCATACGCCGACGGGGCGGTTCGTGTCGTACCTGTGTGCGTGGATCAACACGTTCGGGTGGTGGACGCTCACGGCGTCGCAGATTGCGTTTATGACCGAGTTTCTGCTGGGGATGAAGGTGATGTTTGATGAGAAGTGGGGCGGGGCCGGGGTCGGCTGGCTGCAGTTTGTGATTTATCTCGGGCTGGTGTTGGTTCTGACGGGGGTGAATGTGGTGGGGTGTCGGCGGGAGAAGATCCTGCCGTGGCTGAATGGGTTTGTGGGAGTGTGGTTCACCGGGTTGTTTGTGGTGCTGTCGCTTGCGCTGTTGATTTCGGTTGGCACCAAGGCGGACCTGTCGTTTCAGCCAGGGAGGTTTGTCTTTGGGGCCTGGATGAACCAGACGGGTTGGAGTGATGGGGTCGTGTGGTTTACGGGGCTGGTGCAGGCGGCGTATGGGCTTACTGCCTTTGACGCGGTCATCCATATGGTCGAGGAGATGCCGGCTCCGCGGATCAACGCGCCGAGGGTGACGTATCTGGCGGTGCTGTCGGGTGCTGTCACGGGGTTTGTCTTCATGGTCGTCTGTCTGTTTTGCATGCAGGATGTGGATAGGATTGTGGACTCGCCGAGCGGATTGCCGTTTATCGAGCTGATGCTGGAGACGGTCGGCCTCAAGGGGGGCGCTGCTCTGATCGCGCTGTTCATCTTCAATGGAGTCGGCCAGGGCATCAGTATCCTGACGACTGCATCCCGGCTGACCTGGGGGTTTGCCCGCGACGGCGGTCTCCCCTGGAGTCGGTACCTGACAGTGGTGGATCCCGCGTGGAAGGCTCCGGTCCGCGCGCTCTGGGCGCAGGGGGTCTTGATTGCGCTCGTTGGGGTGCTCTACCTCTTTGCCAACACGGTCCTCGAGGCGATCCTCAGCGTCAGCACCATCGCCTTGACCATCTCCTACGCGCTGCCCATTGCGGTACTGCAACGTGTGGGCCGGGACCAGCTGCCGCCTGGTCCTTTTCGTCTCGGCCGCTGGGGAACGGCAGTCAACTGGGTCAGCATTGTATATTGTGCCATCACGacggtcttcttcttcttcccggGCTCGCCCGACCCAGCCCCAGGGGACATGAACTACGCGATTGCGGTGTTTGGGGTGATGCTCGTCGTGGCGGTCGGGTTCTGGTTCCTCCAGGGCAGTCGGACGTACCTCCAGACGGCGGATGCGATCGCGCAGCTGATCCTCGCGCAAGGACTGGAGTTGGAACCGGAGCCGCCCAAAAAAAAGTCTGATTCATGATGTAGCCCTATAAAACTACTTCTCTCTATAGCCAGCTAGCTCCTCCTGCGCTTTGATCAACGTCTCTTCCCAGTTCGTACCCGCCAGCCACTCCTCATACGACTTGGTCCGTATCTCCAGCTGCTCGGGCATCATCACCTCGAGCGAGCCCGTATATCCAAACTCGGCAATAAACCGCGGCGCATCCAGCACCTCCCAGGGGATCTGGAACCGCTCATGCATCTCCTGCAAATCCACCTCCTCGGCCTCAACCTCCCACCCCGTCACCCTCTTCCACacctcgaccacctcctccatGGACAGGTAGCTATCATACCCCAGCACCCACGTCCCAGGCGGCCCTTCAACCATCGCCCGAACAAACTCCCCCGTCGAACTGTCCGCCGCAATAATCGGCAGCCgcatcgtcttcgtcccgGGAATCGTGAACCGTAACACTCTTCCCTCCCCAGCCGCGCCAGGCTGAACCGTCGGCAAAATCAGCGGATTGGTTGCATACGCCCCCATCACCAAAAACGACACCTTCCCTCGCAGcccttcctccctttccaaAATCTTGACTACCTCCGCCTTGGCATCCCAGTGATAGCTTGTTGTATACTTCCCCGCAGACAACTCCCTCATCCCGGGGAGCGTGGAATACACCACGCGGTGGAGAGACGCCACCTCGCCCGCCGCGATCGCCGCGTTGCGCCCGTGCAGAATCTCGGTGTCGTATGCGGCCGTGCTGTCCCGGGTGGCGCGGTACGGACCCCAGAAGTCGGTGTTGAGGAAGAGGGCGGTTGCGTCTTTGAATGCGGCCCGGAGGGAATCGAGGTCGGAGAGGTCAGCCCGGACGACTTCTGCgccggcggcggcgagggcTTGCGCGGCAGCGGAAGAAGGCGTGCGGGTTATGATGCGGACGTGCCAGGctgggaggcggaggaaggtGTGTGCGACGGCGGAGCCTTGGATCCCTGTTGCGCCGGTTACGACGATGATTTTGTTGGTTGCCGACATACTTGAATTTGTGTATGGATCTGTCGATGGTGGAatgctgatgatgctggcgATACATAGAGTGTGACTGTGTTATTATTTATAATCGTGGGACTCTTGTTCAATCTTCTGGCTTATAGGTGGATTATGGCTTACGCAGGAGAATGATGCTATTCAGGTAGCTGATGCTCGACCCCAATTGGTTGATTTGCGTAAGCCATCGGTGGATTATCCTCCCGCACCCATCGTCATTGTCATCCACACTACAAACTTCTATCCGCCTTCCGAGTTGGCAGGGAATGGAACAATGGCAGTCATGTCCCTCAAAATGCAGACTCAAATAGCGAACGCAGAGCCCAAGTCCAAGAGGATCATCACCCCCGCCCGACGGGACCAGAACCGCCGCGCGCAGCAGGCTTACCGTGAGTTTCTCCGTCGGCTATGATATGCAACGTGCCGACGTGAACAAGGACAACGGCGGAGAGAGCGTCTGGCCGAAAAGCAGAGTCATGCTGGTCCGAGGGAGTTGAGACCCGCGCCGCCTGCGCATGCGTCCATCCCGAATATTACAACGTCGAACCGTCTGGACGTAGCGAGGAAGACCATGCCGGCAATGCTGACGGTAGATCATTTCTTCCCGCCACATGATCCGGCTCGCAACGGCAGGACAGAAGACCCCGTCAGAGATGAGGTCCCCCCGCCCCTATTCACCACAtacaccctcctcctcgccgcctgCGTCTACAACGCCGCAGCCCTAGGCATCAGCACCGACCAGTTCTTCGGCGAAGACAACTGCATGTCGCTGTGCTCGCCGTTCTACCGGCCCTACACAGCCATGTCGGCCGATCCGTCATCACTCCTCGCTGCCGCGACAGGCACTCGTCCAGCTATCCCCGCTCATCTCCGCCCGACGCTCCCCCAGATTCTCTTCCCGCATCATCCGCTTTTTGATCTCCTTCCGCTGCCGGCGCTGAGAGCCAAAGCGATTACTTTTGCTGCTACCGCGCCATCGCTCCTCGACGCGGTTGAGTTTAAACGGGATATCGTCGAGAGGGGAGGGATTGTATGCTCGTCTGAGTCTGCTGGAGGTATGCAGCCGTGGGATATGCGCGCTTGGACGGTTGCGCCGTGGTTTCGGAGAAAATGGCGGATACTGTCTCAGTCTGAAGATCTCGCATAGTTCGTCCCGTAGAGAGCTTGAATCCGGGGGTAGCTGGTCTATTGAACAAGTAGAGAAGAGTTAGACCGTGCTGTATCTGGTCATGACTCCTCACCCATACTTTCAATGTACATCTGAATACATATCGATTGTCTTGTCTACCGCTTAAGAAAAGCTGGCCACGCGTAGACGACGCCCATAGGCTTGGTCTCTTGGATGTGCAAAAAAGTTGATTGGAAAGACACTAGCAACCTGGCGTGGATTTGATACTTGACTAGAGAGTTGATAATTTCTTCCACATCGTCCATCGAGATAAAAGGGGTGAATATCTGCGGCAGTACAAGTGATCAAGCTGAAGATGTGAGCTAAAGTAAGAGACGTGGGGCACTAGATGATCTACAATGATCCTGTCTACCCCACGGGGCACATGGAGGATCATGATTCTTATATTAGTTCTATACTGTCAAATGTTAGGCATATGCTGTTTGCATATGCCTAGCATGGCTTAAACTGTAGCTGCTCTACATTAGGGACGAGCATGACATCATCTTAAGCTTGAAGTCCCGCAGCTTTAGTcaagagacagagacaaGACTATTCGTATGAAGGGTAAAATAATATTTCCATCCAAATGCTATTCGTTCTGACTTGCTAAATCCATGGAACAGGGTTACAGCAGCATCCGGGAATTCGCCCCCGCCACCAATCTCCACAAGTCTTGACTTGAAGCTTCGTCGGCGGCTTACTCGATTCCAACCGGTGCGGTATTTGTCCTATCGGCTTGGATATTGCGTTCCCCTCCATCTCGAGATATTCCGACTTCCTTCAGTCGATGATTGTCATATTCGAAATTGCTGTCTAGGACGTGCAAACACTGTAGATGCAGCCAGTTGACTGGAGACCATGCAACGGCAACGGTCTCTCGTGGATATTTATTGATTCAAATGGCATTGCACAGTCGCAGTAGGGCGATATTCACCGTGTCCATGGTATTCCTGTGTCTATCGTTTATTGCCGTTGCTCTGCGGTGCTTCGTCCGGCTGAGACTGGTGAAGGCTTTTGGATGGGATGATGGCCTGATGGTGTTAGCAATGGTACGTGAGCTGTGAGACAATTCTCGACAATAGACATCTCCACTGATGCTAAGATCTCAGCTACTCAACATCTGGTTCTCAATATGCATACTGGCTGGCTCGGTTGCCGGGTTCGGGAAACGATTTAGCCAGTTCGACTCCTTAGAAGATACCCAAACGGCTCTGCTGGTACGTCCTAGCGTACCCTCCCAAGCTGGTTATCGCCAGTGACTCACATAGCATGAACAGTGGTGGTGGCTTGCCCAGATCGCCTATGTTTGCACCGTGGCAACTGCACGAATCTCCATCGCAATGCTCCTTCTCCGTCTTACCGTCCGCCGGCGCCAATCAGCCGTCCTGTATATGGTCATCGGGCTAACATCCACTGTCGGCCTTGCCTTCTTGCTTATTCTGACATTGCAGTGCTCTCCGGTTCGAGATTTCTGGCAACAAACGGACCGAAGCCACTGTATTGACGCCAAGTATGTAGTGGACATTGCATACTTGTATAGCGCGACTGCATGTCTTTGCGACTTCACCCTTGGACTCTTCCCTGTATATCTTGTGAAAGACCTGCATATGAGCTGGAGGACCAAATGGGCGATCAGAGGCATTCTCAGCATGGGATGCTTGTATGTCAGCAGTCTGAAAAGAAGGCCCCTATACTGACTGCGTTCTAGAGCCGGTGCTGCCGTCGTAGTCCGTTTCCCCTATCTCCGGAACTATAACCATCCAGACTTCCTCTGTCAGTCTTGCACGCTGAAAAGTTACCCAAAAAAATCTAATAACTGACAACCGTTCAATTTTTTTCAGATGCCACCGCCGGTATCGCTATCACGTCCAACATCGAGGCCGGTCTTGGCATCATGGCTGGAGGTCTCATCACGCTCCGTCCACTCATGCGCTGGCTCCGAGACGTCAGTCAAAAGGTGTCGAGCGCAGCAAAAGGAGTAGCATCTAGTAGTAATCGAACGCaaacctcctcctccgttgAACAAAAGCACCCCTCACCAATTCAGGGGCTGCCTGATATTGAAGCGCCTGATATTGAAGCAGCAATGTCGTCCCACCCATCGCTGACCGAGGAACCTCGGCTTGCAGCTGGGGCGATATAGACGCCGGGAACGGTTGTGTACCCATTGGTCCGATTTGGAGGGAGGAAAGGGCCTATTGTCATTGTTGAGCGGGCCGTTATGTTGTATAACCCAAGTACGTTTATTGTTCAAAGCGCGGTTTCAGGAGGCGTGTAAGACTAAGTATTGTATATACACCATCCAGATTCTTTCTCAAGGTATAGCATGCCAAGCACTTCCCTCCTTTCACCTTGCATATCTACCATATCCAAAGTCTGCCGTCTAGGGGGATTTTCTGCGGGTCGTTCACAAGAGCAAACTGCAAAGTCACCAAATAGCATCATGGTGAAGTCATCCAAAGGATTCAAGACAAAAAAATCTATCTACAATTCAGGTCACCAATAAAGTGTATCTGAGATTTCCTACTGCCCTAAAACAGTTATCTAGCCTTTACTACCAGTGGTTGTAATATTGCCGACAGCTGCAACTGTCCACAGACAGAACCTCTCTTCGTTCAAGCATCTCCAAGCATCCTCCAAGAAGGAGCTACCACAGCTTGTGAAAATGGTCGTGAATGCAGACAGCATCAGCCGCCATGCGCTTGGGCTTAGTCCCACGACAAGTGAATATCCCTACCAGGGCATGAAACACTTCCGGGACATCGTCTACAaagaagcagcaacaacGAGAAACGACTACGTGATCTTCACCAACATCGACGAGCATACCTTCCTACGGGATTTCGACGAGTCCTTACGAAAATCATACAGCGATTTCTTCCCGCAGGCTCGCATCCTTGTTGCTAGAATGCCTGCCACCGAAGTTCACGAAGCGGCGCACACCGAGCTCCACAATACACTTATGATCATGCTCGGGGCCATGAATGTCCACTCTCAGCTGCTGTCGCTCGGAGTGGCCGATGTGGTGACTCCCACACGAACTAAGGAGCCCGACCAATCGTACAAGCCTATGAATTTCCCAGCTGGTTACTCCAGTCACTGGCCGTCTATGGTGATCGAGACTGCGTTCTCCGAGAGTCAGAGCACACCGGCCAATGATGCGCGCTGGTGGTTGAACGCTTCCGGGGGAGAATTGaagatcgtcatcaccaTTGCAGTCCAGAAGAAACGGGAGGCTATCACTATTGACAAATGGGAGGCGACCAGCCGGCCCACACGAGGCGACCCGGGGAAGACGGTGCCTGAGGTTGTTCAGAAGGTGACTATCACAAGGGAGGGAGGTGATGCCCCAGTGCATGTCACTGGGGCTCCCCTGATCATAGGGtttgagaagctgttccTCCGGCctgccgaggaggagaaaggggAGGGGGACGTACTGTTTAGTCACGATGATTTGGCCGAAATTGCCGACAAGGTCTGGAGTGTCCTCAATACGGGTAACTAAAATGTTCCCGGAGGGACGAGATGCTTGGGGAGGCACGCTCCCAACATCACACGAGTTGAATTTGGCTACATAGCATAAcctcccttttctttcactATCAAGCTCAAGTGCCTACACTATCAAGAGACATTGTGCATAGTAAGGGCTATAGGCCGTGCAAACACCGGTGGCACAAGCCGTCGGCCCCGTCCACCCGATTCCACCGCACTGTCCATACAACGGGGCAACAGCGGTCGTCGTTACTGTAGCAGTAgtagttgttgttgttgttataGAGCCAGTGGTGGTCGTCGGGGTCGCAGCAGTCGTTGAAGAACTGCTGCCGGCCCCGTAGCCGCTGACAACCCGGGCAACTTGGTTCACAATCGCAGCCATTTGCACGCCTAAAGCATTCGAGtcagtaaaaaaaaaagggaaaaaaagaaaaaaaaaaaaagaaaaaaaaaagaaaaaaaaaaagtatgGCCCTCAACCAACTCTTTGACTCACCTCCGACCTGATCAGCATTTGCGCCATACCAACCAACCCAATCCCAGCAACCATTCGGATTGGGCAGCGGCATCCCAGTCCAGATGGTGTGCATCGTGTTATCCGCAACAGCTTGCGGGTAGAGAATGATAATGTCGTTGGTATCCGCCCACATATTGTACCCGGTATTCGACACGAATTTGCTTCCAATCATGCTGTAGCTCTGCTTGCAGCCATGCAAGGCCACATGGAGTTTGCAGACGGTCGAAGACCCTGGCTGGCATGCCCGGGGAACATACAGATATCCAGTGGTATCCATCCCACTGGCGCCGTACTCGCCCGTCTGGCTAAAGGACACAATCGATCCCGACAGGGTGCCCGGGTTTCTGGCATTCAACGGCCCATACATCCACTGTAGAACCGCCCCTGCGCCGTCGCACTGGCAGTTGCTGATGTAGGGAGAGACAGACGAGCTGCACGAGTTGTCGCCTGCCGCATCAAAGTCAGTGGGAAAGGTGTGCGCCGCGCCGCTGGTCGTGATGTACGAGACGTTTGCCGCGGAGGCAAAGTTCGCCAGCTGCGTCTTCAACTGGCTCATCACGTTTGGGCCGACGGTGGTGTCGGCGGTTCCCGTCCACATGTAGATCTTGCGGGATTGGAGGTTGCTGACCGGGTTGATTTTGTTGCCGCTCCAGCTCTTCATGTTGGCGACGGGGGTCGTGATGGATGGGTTTTGGTTGTACATGCAAGTAGTGTACTGCTTTTTGCGTCAGCATATCTGGGGTATTGAAATTGAAAATGACTGTTTCTGGGATTTGGACCATGACTTACCGATTGACCGCGTGCGCAATCATACGGTCCCCCGGCAAAGACCCCAAACCCGACCTTGAATGTGTCCGAGTATGCAACTCCAAGCTGTGCTGACATGAAGCCTCCGCTGGAGAGCCCAGAGACGGAAATTGAGTTTGGGTCAACGTTGTATGCACCCAGCGCTGCGCCTGATGCCATCGCTGCCCCGGAGATGGCCAGCCCTAGGAACGTGGCAACGGTTGGCATTGttctgcagatgatgagggaAATCCTTGATTCTTGAGGTTTAGAAATAATCGATATCTTCGTAAAGGTCAACAGAGGAATGAGCATGCATTTATAGTCTGCATTCGTATGGAGCAAATGCCCAGGAAATGTAGCATCAACAATAGACAGGCATATATCTCCAAACACCCCGCATTTTCCTGAAGAAAGTTACCCCAGGGTATCATTCCTTCATACCGGTCTAGTCTCTACATCTATAAGTGCATTTCTAATTGGCCTAGAGCCGCTTCATGCAAAGACTTGTGGGGTTGAAGTTCCTTTAGTTCCGGCTTCTTTGGGGACCATGCTGTGGGGTACGGATAGTTTCTGGGGTAGCTGAGGTCCGGTAGGTGTCAGTCCCTGAGCGGGAGTAACTTCCTGAAGCCTTGTGGGGTTGACTGAATCTCCTAGTTCGGGCTCATCTTGGGGTTTCTTGGGGTGTTGGACAGTGGGGTGCAGATCTTTGCGGGGGTCCATCCGAACAGCTTCATTTTACTGCCGGCCGATTATATGCCGTGGTTAAGCGAGTCGGATCAGGGGAGGTTATGATGTCTATGCAAATGCTCAGTGAAAGGCGTTAAATCGACCACTTTCTAAGTAATCATACCACCGCATTCGTTTACATGGCGCATTGCCTGATGCACTCTGGAGAGACTGACCCCATACAGATTTCGTGGCTAGGAAAGGGCCGAAAGGCAAAGTTAGCTATATTATGCTGAATCTCATATCAAAGTAAAATGAGTGGTCTgatatatataaaagctCCCCTGATCATAACCCTCTTTGTACCTATCATCTACAGTCCGTCCTTAGGCCTGTTCGTCAGAGCGTCCTTGGTGGTTGCATTGTCCATCTCCCGTCTGCGTCGCAACATTTTTGTCCGGATTTCCCACAGTCAAACTCCCAAGCAGAGGAACTTCCTCATCCCCTAGCATCCATTTCTCAACGACATTGGAGGTCCCTGTAGTCTTGGACAACGCCGTCCCTGCGAATAGCGCGATGGCGGGCAGAGCTCGCATCGAGCCGGGCAGCCCACTTTGCACCCGAGAGGCTTTGGCGAGTTTGGATATCTCGGCTGCTAGATCGATGGGGAGTTTGTTTCCGGGCATGGAGACAAGCTATAGGAGTCTTGACCGATGAAATTGCAATGACTGGACTTAAGGAGGAATAGAAGTTATCTGCTTGTCTTCGAGAGGGTGTCATCGCCCCCGCTTCCAGAGCAATCGGGACGGTTGTACTGCATAGTCTGAACTAAACAGTTAAACAGGAGTTAGGCAGCATCATCACGTGTGCTTACCATGCAGTATTAACAACGCAGGCCATAGTAACTACTGCTGGTAGCTCTTAGGCGAATCCGATGCTGGATATTCGCCTCGTGAGCTACTTGTTTGCTAGGACTGCGGCATGAGAGACTATCTGTATTCTTAGTAAAGGGGATCCGATGAAAACCAGCATACCAGATGGACATTATGTGGTAATTCATAAATTATAAAGCGTGTTCCGGCAGAAAAGCATTCTCACATCACAACAGTTTTTGAGAGTGAAACTTGGATCCAGGGCGGAACCTGCACGTCTTTTATGATACTGGATGGCCCCGTTGCCGATTGCAAATGCAACGGCTATTTTCCTGTCAATGTATTTGGATGCATAGCTCCGTGGTGTTCTGAGCAATCCGAGCATAGGAGAGAGTGAATTGGGGATGGGCAAGAGGGTAAGCTGCATGAGGGGAAATTCGGGATAGAGTCGGGACTTCTGCCATTCACAGTACCTGATCGCTGGTGAATGGGTCTTATCATGCTAGTGATGAAGGTGAAGGTCGACCAAGCGGACGAACCATGATTTAAAAATTGAGCCAGATTCTACTACTTGTAGCAAGACACCCTGAGCCATTAGACACCCGGTTTAGTCAAGCGATAAATACACCATCCGCTCCCCCAGTCTGTCTCTCCTCTGGTTACCATGAAAGCATTGTCACAGATGACAGAAGATTcatctctctttctctctaaGATGAAAAGGATCTGCGAGCTTTGAGCTGGATCAAGTCAACATGCAGAATCATGCAGAACTTGCGAGTTGCAGCTGCTGATCAACATGATGCATACAGACTATCTGGAATAGATCATCAAGATACTATTCTGCATTTTAAAAACCTCTCTCTGTTGAGACCCCAAGTTGACAGTTGCACCACCCCAGTGTGGCATTTCTAAGGCCTCGACAACTTGAGAAGAATTGTTGATGAATCTCCAGGCTCTAAATATGTCATGGATAGACACCTCAGTATTACGCTGAAGAACCAGTGCTGCTCACGGGAGTTTGATTCCAGAACCACTCATTGATAATAGCCATGGTTTTATGACCTATTATTTCAGAATAAAATGTGTAGACAATAAGAGAGGCAAAAGCATCCTTTGTGCGGGTGCACTGGTGACTTGGACTCAGACTAGGCACCGATCCGAGCCATCCCCAGCAAAAGTCCGCCACCGGAAATATTCTATTCATCCAACTCCCGTCTCTCAGCATCCTTATATGACTTCATCCATCAAGATGAAACTCTACCTCATCCGCCACGCGGAAACGGTCGATAATGTCGCTCATCGATTGTAAGTGCCTCCCCTACTTATCCTACAATCACTAACACCAACAGAGCCGGAGTCAAAGACTCGCCCCTGACAAATCACGGCGCCCTCCAGATCATCCGTCTGGGGAGATATTTCGCCTCCCAAAACATCAAATTCAGCCATATCTTCTCGTCAGATCTCTCCAGAGCAATTCGCACGGCCGAAGGGCTCAGCTCGCATCAGCCGGAATTAAGCCCGGTATTGCTGCCATCCCTCCGTGAACGCGACTTTGGCTCCTTTGAGGGGCAAAAGTGGCATTCCACCTGGGAATCGAGCATCGTTCCCAAGCAGCCTGAATCTGAGGCTTCTATGCGTCAGCGTGCAAATACATTTCTTACCGACTACTTAGTCCCCTTGCTTCTCGCTGGCGACGAGGCGGGGGATGAGGCGGGGGATGAGGCTGTAGTTGCCGTTGTCTCTCACGGGCTACTCCTACGAAGTCTGTGGCGCGCTCTACTCGCGTATTTCCATCCGAGCGATGTTTGCATTGTGGGAGACGCGGATGTCAACGCGTTTAATCCGTTCTGGGCGAATACAGGGTACTTGGAGCTCTTGGTTCGTCCGAGATTGAGCCCTTTAGTAGGAGTTCCGGAAATGCCGGTTCTGGGTGGGTATTCGCTGCAGGTACTTGGAGTAAACAGTCGAGCACATCTGGCAGATCTTCGGCGTACGAAGGGGGGGGTCGGGAGTGCTACTTTTGATCAGCGGCAGAAACGGATTGATCATTTCTTTGGTCAGAAGAATCGATAGACCTTGCCCCTATCAATCTGGCAGTCGACGAACGGCTAATCGATCTTTCGATCCCTGCGATCAATCTGGACTTATGACATGCCTTCGACTTGCCAAGCACTGCGGAGATGATTGGATTGTGGAGCGAGCAATTTGCCATTTCTCCGCAGACATATAACCGGCTGATCTGCTGCGACagctctgaagaagcagacgaCATGATTTGCCAGTTGCAGTCCTCTTCGGCTTTTTAGGCGGAATGGCTCCGTTTATCCTGCAGAGTGCTCATATACTCCATCCGAATTCCCCGCTTTTTGGATATGATCAGCATTCCTGCGACTCAACTGGGAAATTCTCCGCATATTGAGAGTGGTGAGATAACGTACCACAGGAACTGCACCGAATTCGGTCAATGGCCCGTTGAGCATAAGAATCCGCATGCCTCTCAGGCTTGATAGATTTCAGTCATTGTCCACAGACAAGATGGAGTTTATTGTCTCGCTTCTCCTACTCTCGCCAGCCCTCGTGGCTGGTTCTCTTCATTCACGCATCGACAATGGCCTGGCTAGGACGCCGCAAATGGGGTACGTCGCTCCTGCGGAAGGTAGACTCCTACTGACTGGCCAGATGGAACTCGTACAACTACTACTCATGCTCGCCTAACGAAGCCATAATACGCTCCAACGCCAAAGCGCTCGTTGATCTAGGACTCGCCGAATTAGGCTACCGCTATGTGACCACCGACTGTGGGTGGTCGGTGGCCGATCGGCTGCCCAATGGCACCTTAACCTGGAACGAGACCCTGTTTCCGAGCGGCTTTCCCGCTATGGGAGAATATCTTCACGAATTAGGGCTGCTG
The Aspergillus fumigatus Af293 chromosome 4, whole genome shotgun sequence DNA segment above includes these coding regions:
- a CDS encoding putative polyhydroxybutyrate depolymerase — protein: MRGVWRYMPVYYYKCMLIPLLTFTKISIISKPQESRISLIICRTMPTVATFLGLAISGAAMASGAALGAYNVDPNSISVSGLSSGGFMSAQLGVAYSDTFKVGFGVFAGGPYDCARGQSYTTCMYNQNPSITTPVANMKSWSGNKINPVSNLQSRKIYMWTGTADTTVGPNVMSQLKTQLANFASAANVSYITTSGAAHTFPTDFDAAGDNSCSSSVSPYISNCQCDGAGAVLQWMYGPLNARNPGTLSGSIVSFSQTGEYGASGMDTTGYLYVPRACQPGSSTVCKLHVALHGCKQSYSMIGSKFVSNTGYNMWADTNDIIILYPQAVADNTMHTIWTGMPLPNPNGCWDWVGWYGANADQVGGVQMAAIVNQVARVVSGYGAGSSSSTTAATPTTTTGSITTTTTTTATVTTTAVAPLYGQCGGIGWTGPTACATGVCTAYSPYYAQCLLIV
- a CDS encoding putative integral membrane protein; translated protein: MALHSRSRAIFTVSMVFLCLSFIAVALRCFVRLRLVKAFGWDDGLMVLAMLLNIWFSICILAGSVAGFGKRFSQFDSLEDTQTALLWWWLAQIAYVCTVATARISIAMLLLRLTVRRRQSAVLYMVIGLTSTVGLAFLLILTLQCSPVRDFWQQTDRSHCIDAKYVVDIAYLYSATACLCDFTLGLFPVYLVKDLHMSWRTKWAIRGILSMGCLAGAAVVVRFPYLRNYNHPDFLYATAGIAITSNIEAGLGIMAGGLITLRPLMRWLRDVSQKVSSAAKGVASSSNRTQTSSSVEQKHPSPIQGLPDIEAPDIEAAMSSHPSLTEEPRLAAGAI
- a CDS encoding phosphoglycerate mutase, whose translation is MKLYLIRHAETVDNVAHRLAGVKDSPLTNHGALQIIRLGRYFASQNIKFSHIFSSDLSRAIRTAEGLSSHQPELSPVLLPSLRERDFGSFEGQKWHSTWESSIVPKQPESEASMRQRANTFLTDYLVPLLLAGDEAGDEAGDEAVVAVVSHGLLLRSLWRALLAYFHPSDVCIVGDADVNAFNPFWANTGYLELLVRPRLSPLVGVPEMPVLGGYSLQVLGVNSRAHLADLRRTKGGVGSATFDQRQKRIDHFFGQKNR
- a CDS encoding putative amino acid permease family protein; protein product: MDIEHIKAADSASVDQSVQDARDLATMGHDQALTRKFDLWSMLALAFCVLGTYSTFAQGLSSGLTNGGPITILWGLVLVTVCNLCVAVSLGELTSSMPTALGQAYWVYRLWHTPTGRFVSYLCAWINTFGWWTLTASQIAFMTEFLLGMKVMFDEKWGGAGVGWLQFVIYLGLVLVLTGVNVVGCRREKILPWLNGFVGVWFTGLFVVLSLALLISVGTKADLSFQPGRFVFGAWMNQTGWSDGVVWFTGLVQAAYGLTAFDAVIHMVEEMPAPRINAPRVTYLAVLSGAVTGFVFMVVCLFCMQDVDRIVDSPSGLPFIELMLETVGLKGGAALIALFIFNGVGQGISILTTASRLTWGFARDGGLPWSRYLTVVDPAWKAPVRALWAQGVLIALVGVLYLFANTVLEAILSVSTIALTISYALPIAVLQRVGRDQLPPGPFRLGRWGTAVNWVSIVYCAITTVFFFFPGSPDPAPGDMNYAIAVFGVMLVVAVGFWFLQGSRTYLQTADAIAQLILAQGLELEPEPPKKKSDS